The nucleotide window GACATTTTGGCCATGAAAAATATGGCAAACACATCGGTTCAACAAGAAACCACACATTTTATGGGTTTTCCTCGGTTCCAAATACAAAACACAATGCATGAAAGATTGCTACTCTTACTGATTGTAGGATGCATCCCCACAGAGTTTATCACCGTGTCCAAGTAATATCTTAGGCTTTTAGAACTAACTAAAGCGACACAGGAAAAACTTGAAAGTTTCGCCTCCTTATGAGCCTTATGTTCCATTACACGAATTTGAAAAACAGGTTTGCAGTTAGAGATTAAAAATACAACTACAGTTCACTAACCGTGATAAAAACCATGGGTTCCGTCACAGACAAAAACAATGGTGCCTCTTCTATCTATCTTTGACTTCCTGTTCAAACTGAAGCAATTTTTCACGTACAGGCTGCAAAAATAGCATCAAATCCTGGCAAATCCGCGACTTATCTTGGTGTGGAAGATCCTTCTCTTCACTCAATCTTACTTCCATCTGAAGTATTGAAAAAAAGATCAATTTGTGAATAAACTATGGTGTAACAGAATTTGATTGCCGAAATAAAAATCAGCGCAATGCTGCCATAATTCCCTACTAGGAGAATTGGACTATTAGAAGAACAGAGGTCAACAGAAGTTGAGTTGTGTTCATGGATGCATAAGAGTTCATTTCACCTCTTTTGGGGTTGTTCATGACTAGAAAAAATTACTGCCCAAAAAAGCATATAAAACACCAACTTCAATAAACTACAATCCCTTGGCAGGTTTTCTGTACAAGGTGAAGGACGTGGGCACCATTTCCTTATGAATAGTCTTTAAGTTCATGCATAATCAGTAATAGAGTAAACTATAAAATAAGCTCAAAATGTAAGTTTATATATTAGCTTAAGAATCATGAACGTAAGCAATTGCCATTTCATGTGGGGAAAGGTTACGCATAAGATAGATCCCAAGTCACTTTTCGTTTTTCCTGTGAAggttatttatcaaaaaaatcttAACACAAGATGATTGCTCACATGAACTGGAAGACTTGAATAGCCAATCTACTAGTGTTAGTTCAGATTCCCTATCATGCATATGCCAGCAGATCACTTCTCATCTTCGAAATTTGCCAAGCATTTTGTACTAGAAATGTGATGGAACCATCATACCGTGTCATAAAAGAACAGTGAGAGACAGTATTAACATGACATCACTCAGTTGCATCTAGGttgaattttacttttagacctcgttcactttcacaaaacttctcaactcatctcatctaattattacaactttttcaaattttcacataaaataaaataaacaattcaactttttttcaaatcctaaaacaaaaataatattaaaaaaatatattctaacaatattttattcaactttcaacttttatctcatttcatctcatctacgaaaacaaacgaggccttagtgtTGCCGTCCCAACTCATGGCCTTACCCATTTATCATAATCACAAATGATAGGGttccataaaacatattatctAAGAACAGTCTCTCATCAATCCATCGTCAATTCACTTATTTGACTTCTTTGTAACATTCAAATGGATATGAAAAATGTACCTGCAAGTCATCCAGCTCACCAAAAGAGAACTCCGGTATATCAATATGGCCCTTGactatcttcttttcttctttaatcGACCACTCCCCTGATTCCATTTGCATAGTTCAGTACATATATAGTTAACAAAGAAAGGGGAAACAAATCAACACTATGACAGCCCACTTACCTTTGAATTTCAATGTTAACTCATACGTGTAGCCAACACGTTTCTTGTTCCGCACAGTCACCAAAAATGCCTGGTCAATTAGGTAATAGCAATACACACGGAATCAAATAATTATCATCAAATAAGAAAATGCACAGGTAGTTTGGATGccgttctttttttcttttttcttttacctaaTCATCTTCATGGATCGAATTTTCTGGTCTAAGACAACCCATTTGAAACCAGGAAATGATGTGTATCAGTACAGAGGTTCATTTCCACATTATGGTATCTGAAAAGCAGGATGAGGCAGAGGCGTCCTTTTATATCAGAATAACATACATTACCTGAGAGCAATTACTATGCAAAAGTATATTCCAATTTCCCTCTGTCCAAAAACTGTACatatttgccaaaaaaaaaaaccccccaCCCCCAATCGATCGAccacaacaaaatcaaatttgaCTATccgtgtttaaaaaaaaaatatggctaCTCAATATCGAACACATTGGATCTTTGAGGCCCCATAAATTCGTGATTCACTACAATCACATAGTTAGAttgcaatatataatatttaaagagaACCTCACATCGCCTATGCATTTCGATACGTCCAATACTTCGGCTTTGCCACTAGGGAACTCCAAGGACCCCACCGATATAAGTAACTCCTGCAAGTAAAAATAAGAGACAAacatatgaaaatcaaatttaagAAGAATGGACATCTGACAATTTTACACAATGAGTAGACAACATAGCGGAGGTGAAACAACGCGAAATGGACGTCTGACTATAGTGCAAAAATGCAACCTTGATTCTATCAGATGCCCATTTATTTAGGTTTTTCTCCTCCCAAGTTCCAGCCTGCAATGTATGCAAGCAAGACAACATGATAGTATATAAAAACATACACATAAAATGGGAATATGCGAAAAGAGAGATTAAAGCAAACTCAGAATCTGAGAGAAGAGAAGGGTTACCCGATTCCAAACGGAGCCTAGGGTGGGGGGCTGAGAGTTGAGAAGGTCGTCGGGGGTGAGCTTGCGAGGAACAGGTAGCGGTGCCGCATCCTCCCTCGCTTCCCTCACCCAATAAGTGTAGGAAGCTTCTCCTTCTCGCTTCTCCGACACCGCTCCTCCTCCAACTCCACCCTCCATTACCTTTGAATCAACTTACCCACAGATTGCGAATGCTAAAGCTGCGGATCTTagagttcaaacttcaaagcgAATGCCCTAACCTGACTAGTGCAAACCGAtcgattgaaattgattttgatCCTCTATTGTTTTCTAAATAAAAGGAGTGCCTACAGATACGGGACTTACACGGACAGAATTTACGTGCTGACGTGGACGTTattctaaaaatgaaaactatGCCCGCAGAAGATATCCACAAAAATTCTTTACCgaaaactttttaattttattttttttatttaatatttaagtaaatatttttaaatgaatatgtaatttttttaaaatatatatttaaaaattaaaaaaaaataacgaaagaaaagataaaaaaaatataaaaaatgatttgtagCGTTCGTCAAAAGATTTCTATCATGTGGACGTAGCAAtgtccttttaaaaaagagtaatctggttacaattttacttatcactcattctgataggtttttcttttaattcaaaattttttaattttataattttcagcatattatgtgaaaaaataaattttttataaaaaaaattaaatacataacattttcttttaaaaaaaaattcaaaaatctataatttttttagaataagatTTTAAACAAATGATTTGTAAGTGttaccaatgtttttaatttcgtaccgtaccggccggtacggctgaaatttttcgtttcggccgtccggccggtacaggtactagatatataccgtaccggccaaaataccggccgtttccggccatttcggcctgtaccggcctatatttcggccggtaccggccgatatttcggcctgtgttttttttttttttttcgttttttcaaactacaagtttattttttgacccccaatttagattagactatttataatttatatgtatgtatgtatttatatataatttattcatatataaactattattttagaatataattgttatatatatttatatatataatttattcatatatcgactatcccgaaacggtacacgaaacggtaccggtatcgaaatatttcgttccagtgtcttgaccggtacgccatccggtacggtattcaaaacattgagtGTTACGCACTCATTGAATTCAATgcatattgtaaatatcatttctattttcaaaatGTGAGTTTTCCTTCTCACTGCTCACAGGAATCCTTATTTAGCTATACCATCACATTGAGCATCTTTAATGGATTAGCCAAAGAGATTTAGCCAAATCCATCACATATTTAGCTATTAGATTCCAAAATATCATCACAATAGATTAgctaaaattcaaatttttagaatttagtTAAAGTAAATACcaaaatcatttctaaatttactaattattgtagatataccaaatatatattttatcatttatttctctttcttctttctccgtCAACTGTTTTTCGGTTCCCTCTCAAAAAAACCAGAAATCCTTACTATcactcatgcatgcatatagcaACATCGCacccaaaaagataaaaagataattaaagagatttccttgaacaattatataatataatatgagcATTTGAAGCCTTAGAGGTACCCAAAACGATGAccaatttggaaaaatatgtcTGGTTCGCTTCGTCGGGATGTTGGTAGTTGACGAGAAAATAGAcattgaagatgatgatgaggatgcaCACGGCTATGGCAATGATTACGAGAACAAGATTGAAATCGCACATCGTTTAGAGCTCCCGAATCGAAGAGATCAATACCTTGgagctttttccttttttatttttggggctTTGTAGATCTgacttttttgttatttaatttttttttttttttgagtgaaaattggtataaaatgataattaaaaaaatatcattttttaacccataatttaattagaatataattactaattaacatataataggtaaaaaaaatatatggtaacatatgataaaattaaataaattaataattaaaaaaattaaatattttttaattattaattacttgttattatataatgaataaattgataattcaatatgagaatttgatatgaatagttaaagccaaattcatcttatattatttattgatatataataaaaagatagtTATTTCAATATGAAgacttatgtgaatggaataaccaaaaatcaaattccTCTCACGTTCATCAAAAGtatcctttaattttaactaatccattTAGGATTCTCTAACAAGAGTTAAGCATTGCTGTCATTCTTCATCGTCTTCTTTCTTTAGTTGTTACCTTTCAATCTTTTGCATCAATTTGgatgatttttaatttaaatcttaaattcttgatttttctCTAGGTAATCCACGTACAAGTAAGAAAGGGAAAAACCAGAATGTTCAAATGGGAATAATCTTTTAGAGTATCTGTTATGTACCTAACTGTGACGGTGTCATTTGGGATGATTGAAAGGTACAGTTTTGTAGTGCTAATGCTAGTATTTTACTTTGATAAAACTCTGCGTTTTGGgcaaatatattatgtttgttAGAAGGttagtttagtatttttttcatattagtTTGTTATGGGGAAGAATGTACAGGTACTTAGTGGGGGAGAAGGGAAGGGAGGAATCATCTGGAATTAAGATTTTATGAGTTTATCCTTTGGAGTTTCAAGGCCCCTCAAATGCCTTATGTATCTGCAACTTTTATGAATGTTATGACAATTCTCTTCTATCCATAATCCATCTATGAATTCTAAACTTTTCATTACAAGCTAGCCTCAAATTGTCAGAGTCTTAACAAGCAGTATCTAGAGCCGACGATCCATGGAGGACAACACACTTTTCAACCAGCAACAACAAATCTTACAGCAGTGGGTCTACTCTCAAGAGAAGAGTCTTCAAGAGCTCCGAAATTGCTTGAATCAACTAAGGGAGATGGTGCGGACCTTAATGGCAACTTAGAACAAATTTCATAATCAGAATACCAGTATAGAAAAATCTGTGCACGGTGGAGCCTGGCCGAGTTATTCCTACCACATGCAAACTGTGCACGTGGTTCGCGTGGCGGAGCCACCTCCATGGGGGGTATTCGGGGAAAATCCCGGTGGGGAAGGTTTTGCTGGTGTTTTCTTTCACCAGGAGACAGAACGTCGCGCGGCTAGTGGGCTGTTGCCCGCCATCCGCGATGCTTGTCCCGAATGTGTGGTGCTCCAAGAAAGGGGAGGCTTCATCGGAGATAGAAACTGCCAATGACCCCAATGGTGGCCGTCGATGGTTGTCCCGAACCCCCTTACGACTGGCGAGATGGATCCTGTTGGCTCGTGGGTCTTGTGCGGCGTGGACCAGTGGGGGTGTTCTCCTTTGATCATGCCCGATCGTCCAACGGTGCGGTCCTTGGTAGGCGGGGCCGCTCGTGAGGGGCGGCAAGCAGCTAGCTCACCGTCGTGCGCCCCCTGGGGGCACGTACCCTTCACCCCATGccactgtgcatgccatgcacaagCGTGTATTGCACTTTCATAATCCTCCATCTCCTGTGTCCTTCGTGCGCAGTAGGTATAGTGTGACTGAACGGGCAGTGAACCTGATTGCATGGGCAAGGAATGTATCCCACCCACtttttcttgaaataatattgttcataaaataaaagttggaaGACTGATAATACTTATCTGGAAAACTTTTATTTGCTCATTCGATGATTATTTAGCACGTCAAAAAATTGTCTTTCTCCTGCTTCCAGTGTAAAAGGTAGATCAAATCCTACAGACGGTGCCAACTGTTAATGCCTAAAAATAGCGCAACAAGTCGGAATGGgagaaaaaatcatttccagCCCGCTGAGACTTTTCGAGTCTCGATCGGTGCTGTATAAAGCTCCTGGTGGTGGTTTGGTGCGGCGGTGCGGTATCCGTGCACGCATCCATGGCagtgaacagtaaataaatgcAGAGAAAATGAATAGGCAGGGACACACAAATTTACGTAATTCGTCATAATGCATACGTCCAAAAAGTTTTTGGGAATGAGAGAATCCATTATAATATGATAGTTTTACATTCTCTCATGGATTCTCATCCTCGCTATATAATAGAGATCGAAGTTCTATCTACTAGGGAGATCTCGTCTCTGGAGTCCCTATCGTAAGGTtgaagaaattgaaggaaaagtCAAAGTCAATCcccaaaaatcatctataaGAAGCCCTTTTATCATTTGCTTCTCCCTTGTTTTATGTCCCATCTTCACTTCTTTACGTCATATTTCCACTTTTCCTCCTAACATGTTTTTCCTGCCTCAGCTTTTTGTCCCCttattctctcttctttctctgtCATTATGTTGTCTTCTAGTAGGAGCCCTTTGATGGCCTGAGCTTTTTATCTGGGATATTTTATCCCCTCCAATATGAGAGCTCAACTAGCCTTCCTTTTAGTGGTGACTTTCGAGCTTAACGTATACCCCAAACTTAGGATCCTTGGTTCCAGCACAAAATGTAGATTGTTTTGGTCGCAAGGTTGAGGTGGAGTGTGGCTGACAGTGGTCTCGACAACATGGACCTGCAAAATGCTACCCATAGCATGTTGTAATACAACCTAATTTACAACAAGCACTGGCAGGTTTTAGTTTGATCCCATGGTTTCTGGATTTTAAATCCCACGAATCACTGAACAACCTCCATTAATGTTGGGGTGTTGATTTTAAAGGTAATTTGGAATTTGGATTTTAATGGTGCTCTCTCGACTTAATGCCTTATTTGCCTCCTTGGCTCCtgcctcttcctctctctcaaagAACAGAAAGCTCGGCATAAATTTTTGGCTAATTTACCGAATCTCTTATTAATACCTTGAGCCTCCACTTCCCTCATATTTAAGAGTTGCAATATGTGAGACGACCCATGAATCTAACACAAATACGACACAAAATTAACGGGTTTGGACTTAATACAAAGGGGTTCATGTTAAAActggttgacccgttaagacacgattaataaatttttcaataatgaGTTAACCCGCTTAACCCGAATCAATCCACAATAAtccgtttaaattttatttcaaaattacaattttattattgttgagttgtaatattgatatttctcaatatacttatatttttattgttgagattttaattttggacttatggtcgtatttgttattgtaggatttgtaatattagttttattataggttaaaattttaaaatattgatattttttgttagtatgtagtcttattatttttatagatattgtgctactaataaatatagattttaacttttatttgaaattatgttaatcaggtcaaatgagttatatGTGTTAGTTCATCCGACCATTTACATGAAGTgggttgaaatgagttgtgtcTTGTTAatctatttctaattaatttttaaatgagtcaAAACGGATAACACAACATAACCTATTATTTGAACGGATCGGGCTAGGGATTGAAAATTTGATGCGTTTATCTTAATGGATTGAGTTTAAATTGACCCATATAATTGAATATACATGATTTGGCACAACATAAACATGATCCATAAACATGCATTGCCACCCCTACCCATatcaatgtattttttaacttctctttTTATGGCTTGCTTTCGACAAAAGAATACTGTGTACAAAAGAAAAGGCATGGGGTTCCAATAGgaaatcactacaaaaaatctCGTTTCTTCTCAAGAATGATTGTGGTCGGAAAAAGTTTAGATTTCATGGGAAATGATCTGTTTTCCACCAATTTGTATGGTGGGAGACCTGTGGCATAAAACTGGTgagaaaaaattctttttccacCAAACCACAAGTTCATGAGAAAAGCTTTCTTTTACCTATGAACTAAGTGGTggttaaaactttttttcttcctgGCAAATAAGGTTTCATTTGGTATAATgtgatgagaaataatattattttccatgGAAAGAGGTTGAGGCAAAAAGTATTTACCCATGAAATACTTTCctgggaaatatatattttgcacaCAGTATTTCATCAGAAATACTTATTTGTGGAGAAATGTTATCGCGGGAAATAATCACTTCTGgcaaaaaaaatagtatttgcCATGAGTTGCATTCATGACAAATGCtaagagattttagaaaaaaaaaaattgtaaaatacaaaaatgagactgagccaaaaataatcaaaagtcaaaacaaatagtctaatataggctaaaataaatatatccaaaTCTTAGAGATCCAAATTCAcgtttataataatttaaaaaaaaaaaaaacatgtaaaattgTGCTAACATAAAAACTTCTAATTAGAACCTAAGATGGGAAATTGTCCATACAATTTATACATATACACCATACAACCACAAAACTTTATAAGTTACAATTCATTGCTCTACAAAACCACAGTCATACAATCCATTCAAGCTTTATAAGATCAATATACAATCCATTCAAActactcatttgtttttacaagctTCATCCATACtctatacatttaatatacacaaATTTGTCTATTAAATCAACATCGTCATCATACTTTACAAACTCTCTATAACTCCAAAACACTTCAAAACAATTCATCACTATCAAGTTCAGCTTTTACCAGATTTGAAGCATATTTCAAAATATCCTCGCTTGAGCAAAAATACTGTTGTAAAGTCATAGCTCTGGTTCTAACATGTCAAGGGCACAATAAAATGCTCATGCTTCTCTTACAATAGATGTGCTGCGTTATGGAAGAACTTTTCAAGAAATGCATCCATCGATGTCACTCCCCCTGTTGACACAAAATAGATTTTGTAACTAGTAAGAACATAGACACACTCACTCATAGGCAGGCTCACCCAAGTACATCATCTGAGTAACAGAAATTTCCTGGtcattatttctttattattttacaatcttGGCATGAgttgatttatatttttcacgAAATCCCAAATGAAGGCTGGAGTATAGTATGAACTTGTTAAATTTCTTAGCTTCTATATATGTTGATTACCACTTCGTTCCACtggaaaaacaataataaaaagaaaagataactcAAATATCACAGGCGCAAATATATTTGAGCGTCATAGCTTGGTAATAGGACTACAGGCAAAAGTTTCTTTTCCACAACAATCTTTGTTATATCATCCGCCAAAGTTTCAACAGGTGGTAAATCTGTTGAAACTTTGGTAAATTTGTTGAAACTTTGGACTGAGGAAATTGAAGTACCTGAAATTTCAATATCATAGCCGAAAAATGAGCCACCAACAGCAGCGACGGTGCAGACAATGATCACATAAACAGTGACCCTTCCTTGGTACTGTTCAGCTCTCTCTTTGGCCACACCAGCCGGACCAAAAGATCCACCTGCCATCTCCAAAAACGTTATCTTTTTCTCAGATCTCACCAATATGAAGGAAAACACAGCCAACTCTTCACCCTCGAGTAATGGCTATTAATGTCACTCTGATTGAGTTGTTATAAGGTTTGCAGTGCAATTGTGTGTACAGAAGTAACTTCCCCACTcaatcttttcaataaaaagacCTTTTTTTAAGTGCATAACTGGTGTAGGGATTGAAACACAACCccctttttattaatttggttGACAAAGACAAACATTGCATCATAATTACTATATTCCTTCCTTTTTTAACTGTAGATAAGTAGGTAGTCCAGTATTTTTTGGACTAATTAGATCATCTTCCATGGAAAAGCAAGTATTGCTAAATTCATTATAcctattattacaaaaataatgtaatattacGTACATACATTTGTAGAGAAGATTTCCTTTTCTAGGGATGATATAGATAaggactaatattttttaagataaaccTGTATGTCATCGCCACTTTAACAAGGCAATACTCAACTTCATAGTCATAGCCTTGacatttaaagcattttttttttaatatgcactctgtatatatatatatatatatatatatatatatatattatgctctGTTATTTCTAATATAGCAACATGATCATCCTATACccaattatatatgtaattaactaaaaattaataaatatataattaaagttaaagttacCAAATTATGTAGATCTTGGTATGTTGACTTGGTTcaatttaaatgttttcatctaacaaaattaattattcatgCAGGTATCTTGGAATTCGTAATTAAGGAAGTCTTAAATGaggtttgaaattaattagagctattttctttaattcattGTAGACAATAATTATTTAGGTGGCAAAATTTGAACCATTTTCTATCCTTTGGCATTCGGAAACTATATATGATACAAGTAAAATACCAGTGGGTGTATGAATTTGTTTGGCCTATCTAAAAGGATTTTGGGACGCAAACTATTCTATTTACTTACACCCATACACTTGTTATCCAAATTTGAACGATGGAGTATAACTGCATgatcataaaaatgaaaaataagtgacATCACACGATCTTAACTTTGGATCTTAAAAGTGCTTTCATCTCTTCAGCTCTCTTTTTATCCACGACTAGCCTAAAACCATTTTCAAAGCAGACTCAAAATCCTATGAGGTGCAATTTAGTTGAAAACATTTGAAATAGTAAATTTACATAGATACAAATCTTCGTAAGCCCTCAACACCACACCATACACATCTATATACACTAAAATAATGCACTTGAGACACAAATGTAGAATTTTTACTATGCATAAGAGCTGGACAGTGAAGGAGGCGTGCGGGAGGTGCTCTTGCGTCCATGGGTTGCTCGTGGTGGTGCTGCATCTTGGTTGGAGGCGGAGATGATGGCTCACGGCGGCGGGAGGGCCACTGTAATAAGACAACCGTGGGGGGGTGTGCGTTGGAGACCCGCGAGAGAGACCGTGCAAGGGAGACAGATGCGGGAGCTAGGGTGGAGCGACAATTGGTAACTGACGGAACTGTAGGGCAGCTGAGGGAGGCGATAGCCATGGCTGGAGACGGCGGAGGGGCACGGATCTGCTACGAtccgagagggagagggagagagaaagagtcgGCAAGAGGGCAAGGGGCTGAGGAGGAAGACCTCGGTGGCTTCAAGGGGAGCCGTTCGCGTGgcgggaggagagagaggagagagagagagagagagagagagagagacatccgggttgtgggggggggggaagaatgGAGTTTGCATTTGCATACTTCTTACACACAAATACTaagaatactaaaataaaaatcgtcgccaaaaaaaaaaataatgtcatcACAAAAACTCATTACCCACGAGAGCAATTTAAATCTGGTTAAGACTATTTGCGGCGAGAAAATGTCGCCGTAAAAAATTGATAACCTTGTGGCAAGAACTAATAACCCACGAAAGGTGGATATTTTTGGTAAGTTTATTTGCTACGATTTTAGTCGCCGCAAAAAGTGTTTATTTCTTGGAAAAAGATTGTTTTCTCACAAAGTTTTACTCGCCAACATTATCTCATAGCAAAAGGCTTGTCTTTTTTTCCACGAACAATTTTTATGTCATCAGCCTACTATTTGTCATATCGtgtatcttggaaaaaaaattcgTGGGAAAAAcccatatttgttgtagtgttaaTCCCAAAACCAatactttttaagaaaaaccaaaactattTCTAAAACATGACAAATTAAAACATAGAAGAACAAACTAATAGTTttttacaaacaaaatatatcaacaaaaaaaattagactatttttacTTTGGCTTGCTTTAATTTGCGTGATGGATTTTTGAAAAGACTTTGTCGAAGACTCAAGCCCAATCAAGAAATTAAGATATGCCTATCAAAGGCTGCAGATTAATTAGTTAAACACTGTTACTAAACTTACTTCAAATAACTACGCGGTACAATAATATAATCAACAtcttagagcattcttattggTTTGGGCaaatgcatctttaaaatttagtcaatatcatatttttttacatttgcctattccatttaaatttaatctccacattagattagctatttatattctatataatactaaaatattattattttaataattaattaattaaatttatttttatcacattttatagttctatcaattaaatgttaataataattatattctagttaaattaatattaaaaaaagtattattaaatgttaataataattatattctaattaaattattattaaaaaaagttttattaaatgttaataataattatattttaattaaattaatatcaaaaaatttttattaaatgttaataataattatattctaattaaattaat belongs to Juglans regia cultivar Chandler chromosome 8, Walnut 2.0, whole genome shotgun sequence and includes:
- the LOC109000956 gene encoding uncharacterized protein LOC109000956 is translated as MEGGVGGGAVSEKREGEASYTYWVREAREDAAPLPVPRKLTPDDLLNSQPPTLGSVWNRAGTWEEKNLNKWASDRIKELLISVGSLEFPSGKAEVLDVSKCIGDAFLVTVRNKKRVGYTYELTLKFKGEWSIKEEKKIVKGHIDIPEFSFGELDDLQMEVRLSEEKDLPHQDKSRICQDLMLFLQPVREKLLQFEQEVKDR